In Primulina eburnea isolate SZY01 chromosome 3, ASM2296580v1, whole genome shotgun sequence, one DNA window encodes the following:
- the LOC140826308 gene encoding ABC transporter G family member 1-like — MQSPKSMELMETGDDGIILTWKDLWVTVSDKREGRRPILRGLTGYVRPGQFLAIMGPSGCGKSTLLDALAGRLESNASQMGEILINGRKQPLAFGTSAYVTQDDTLITTLTVKEAVFYSAELQLPESMSKSEKKQRAEAAIKEMGLQDSMDTRIGGGWRVKGLSGGQKRRVSICIELLTRPKLLFLDEPTSGLDSAASFHVISRIIKLAEQDRRTVVASVHQPSAEVFELFHNLCLLSCGRTLYFGSASDANQFFSSNGFCCPAMRNPSDHYLRTINQDFDVDVEQGFGAKLTAAEAINILINSYNSSETFQQVKRSVDKICQQNSGGALEKKERRAGFITQCLVLTRRSYKNMHRDLGYYWLRFAIYIGLSLSIGTIFYDLGSSYSSIQARGSMLVFVASFMTFMAIGGFPSFVEDMKIFTRERLNGHYGVTAFVVGNTLSSIPYIMLVSIVPVAMAYYLAGLQKSIDHFIYFASLIFTCMMLVESLMMVVASIVPDFLMGIITGAGIQGVMILNGGFFRLVNDLPKPFWKYPMYHISFHKYANQGFFKNEFLGLRFPSGQFGLGGSSSTSSTISGEQVLKSVWQVDSSQSKWLDLGVVVGMLILYRLMFLGVVKGIEKFKPGFCAFLSGLVRPYSKNQETIIIE, encoded by the exons ATGCAATCTCCAAAATCAATGGAGCTAATGGAAACTGGAGATGACGGAATTATCTTGACTTGGAAAGACTTGTGGGTGACGGTATCCGATAAGAGGGAAGGACGACGACCCATTCTCCGGGGACTAACTGGTTATGTCCGGCCGGGACAGTTCTTGGCCATCATGGGTCCTTCCGGATGTGGCAAATCCACTCTTCTTGATGCATTAGCAG GGAGATTAGAATCAAATGCATCACAAATGGGAGAGATCCTAATCAATGGCCGCAAGCAACCGTTAGCCTTTGGCACTTCA GCCTATGTTACTCAAGACGACACCTTGATCACGACCTTAACAGTTAAAGAAGCAGTATTCTACTCCGCGGAGCTCCAGCTCCCCGAGTCTATGTCCAAATCCGAGAAAAAACAAAGGGCGGAAGCAGCCATCAAAGAGATGGGATTACAAGACTCAATGGACACAAGAATCGGCGGAGGCTGGAGGGTAAAAGGACTGAGCGGCGGCCAAAAGAGAAGAGTAAGCATCTGTATCGAACTCCTGACTCGGCCTAAGCTTCTGTTTCTGGATGAGCCCACCAGCGGCCTCGACAGCGCCGCCTCGTTTCATGTCATCAGTCGCATAATCAAGCTGGCAGAGCAAGATCGGAGGACCGTTGTTGCGTCTGTGCATCAGCCCAGTGCGGAGGTGTTCGAGTTGTTTCACAACCTTTGCCTTCTGTCGTGTGGGAGGACTCTGTATTTTGGGTCAGCTTCGGATGCAAATCAG TTCTTTTCGTCAAATGGGTTTTGTTGTCCGGCTATGAGGAATCCATCCGATCACTACCTAAGAACAATTAATCAAGACTTTGATGTG GATGTAGAACAAGGATTTGGTGCAAAGTTAACAGCTGCGGAAGCAATTAATATTCTCATCAACTCTTACAATTCATCGGAGACCTTCCAACAAGTCAAGAGAAGTGTTGATAAGATATGCCAACAG AATTCTGGTGGAGCATTGGAGAAGAAGGAAAGACGGGCGGGATTCATTACTCAATGCCTTGTCTTAACTCGGAGATCTTACAAAAATATGCATCGTGATCTTGGATATTACTGGTTGCGCTTCGCTATTTACATTGGTTTAAGCTTGTCTATTGGGACCATCTTTTATGATCTTGGCTCCAGTTATAGTTCTATCCAG GCTAGAGGTTCAATGCTCGTCTTTGTCGCATCGTTTATGACATTTATGGCAATCGGAGGATTCCCTTCTTTTGTGGAGGATATGAAA ATATTTACACGAGAAAGATTAAATGGACACTATGGTGTGACAGCATTTGTGGTTGGAAACACACTATCCTCCATTCCCTACATAATGTTGGTATCCATAGTCCCCGTAGCAATGGCTTACTACTTAGCCGGCCTACAAAAGAGCATAGATCACTTCATCTATTTCGCATCCCTCATCTTCACTTGCATGATGCTAGTTGAGAGCCTAATGATGGTTGTGGCCAGCATCGTCCCGGATTTCCTAATGGGAATCATAACGGGTGCTGGAATTCAGGGTGTGATGATACTGAATGGAGGCTTTTTCCGATTGGTAAACGATCTTCCGAAGCCGTTCTGGAAGTATCCCATGTACCACATTTCTTTCCACAAGTATGCTAATCAAGGATTCTTCAAGAACGAGTTTCTAGGATTGAGATTCCCAAGTGGGCAATTCGGATTGGGGGGGTCTTCCAGTACAAGTAGTACCATCAGTGGTGAACAGGTTCTGAAAAGTGTTTGGCAAGTGGATTCAAGTCAGTCTAAATGGCTGGATTTGGGTGTCGTGGTGGGGATGCTGATCCTCTACAGGCTTATGTTTCTAGGGGTTGTTAAGGGCATCGAGAAGTTTAAGCCTGGGTTTTGCGCTTTTCTTTCTGGTTTGGTCCGCCCCTACTCTAAAAATCAAGAAACAATTATCATAGAATAG